One Pogoniulus pusillus isolate bPogPus1 chromosome 42, bPogPus1.pri, whole genome shotgun sequence genomic window, TTGCTGCAATCTGCTGTGCTGTAGTGATCACAAAAGGAGGGTGAAAGCAGGGGAGTGTGaattgcagcaggcagagcatttTAGGCTCGGATGAATTCCCTTGCAGGGATGTGCCAGGCTTGAACAGCTTTTGTCAAAGCAGAAGGTTTTGTCCAGAGCTTTTTAGTTGTTGGCTatttctgagcaagctgctgaacCTGTGCTACAGGAGAAGAGCAAGGCTCGACCTGCACCAAAATCCTCCTCTAATTGCACAGCTGATGTCAATCTCCTTTGGAAAAATGGGTTTGCTTCTGTTCTAACTGAGCCAGATTCACATCTCTCATTGATATGGagcttatagaatcacagaatcagccaggttggaagagagctccaagctcctgcagctcaacctagcacccagccctgcccaaccaaccagaccatggcactaagtgccccagccaggcttggcttcaacacctccagccacagccactccaccacctccctgggcagcccattccaatgccaatcactctctctgacaacaacttcctcctatcatccagcctagacctgccctggcacagcttgaggctgtgtccccttcttctgttgctggttgcctggcagaagagaccaaccccacctggctgcagcctcccttcagggagctgcagacagtaatgagctctgccctgagcctcctctgctgcaggctgcacatccccagctcccttaaccTCTatcagcagaagagaccaactccacctttTCTGAGCTTGTAGCACTTTGAGATAGAACCAGAGACtaagaggtgttggaagggaactgTTGAGAGCATCCAGTTCAGCTTCCCTGCTACACCAGGGTCACCAGGAGCAGTTTGCTCAGGACTGcatcatccaggtgggttttgaaagtgtccagagaaggaaacttcacaacccactctgggcagcctgctgcaggactccagcaccctcacaggaaataAGTTCCTCCATAAGTTCaaatgaaacctcctgtgttgtgcTCTGTACCtgctggcccttgtcctgtcactgggcaccactgaacctcctcctgacctccaccctttaaatactgagcagccctgagaggatTCCCCCTCAGACTGCTGTTCTTCAggctaagcagctccaggtccttcagcctttcttcctcacaaagctgctccagtcccctaatcatcctcacccTTTCCACTTATTTCCAGTTCCTCAAACGAATTGGAGTTGCCTCATCCCAAGATAAGCATCTTTAAGGGGCTTTAGTGACTCCAGTTTCCTTTACTCATTTAGACCTCACTCCCTCCCAATAGCCTTTATCACTTCCAGCATGACCAtggtgcagcctgtgcaggggcTCAGCTCAGGACCTCCAATCAGCCTTCAAGAACAAGTGTTACACCTCCAGACTAAGCTCACAAGTGCCAAGGAAGCTGGGGGGAAGTGGAGGCTGAGCATTTACACATCACCACTTGGTCTTGCAGTTTGCAGGCTGCCAAAAATTAGCTTGCATTCATTCTCCTGTCCTTGTCACCACCCCCCTGGCTCCTCCACTTGGCAGTTTCCTCTCATGAGCTGTTTTGTTCCAAAACAAAGACTGCAAGTTGCAGAATAGTGGCAACAGTCAGAAGTGAAGGATGACTCTGCTCTCCCAAAATGCACATCCCCGTGAGCTGGTCTGAGATTCTGCCTTGCAGTCACAGTGGCTATCCAAGGAGAAAGCAGCCtaaagctgctggagcagcaatcAGGGCCCCTGGCAAAGCTGCCTCTCCATTTGGGCATTTCCTGGAGGAATCTGAGCATCACTTTGGGATCTGCTTCTGCTCAGGAAACTCACGAATCCAACAAACAAATTTCCCCTCCTACATctagtgcctgggagaaggtggagagTCGACCATGTAAGGCCAGCCAGGTAAGAGCAGGGACATGGCTCACCTGCTTCCCTGGTGCAAAGGgataaccctcctggggggcagggggtgaggtcttgaccctgaccccaggtcctcctgactcatTCAGGTCTGAACCTGtctccaggtgtagtggttagcccactccacTCCttgtctagccccctataaaaccAGAGCAACTCCTGTTCTGCTCTCGcaccccctctccctcccctctctttccccctccccctctccctatcccactctccctcccctctctatCCCTCCCTctatccctctccctcccctctctatccctccctctttccccctctccctccccctctccctccccctctccctccccccctctttccccctctccctcccctctctttccccctctccctttccctccccctcccccttcccccctctcccttccctctctttccccctctcctgcctgcctgttgCCACCacctcgctgctgctgctcctgctttagcATGTGGTCATCCTTCCACGTGGTGCTGGACAACTCCTGACAATCTCCCTCCATCCATTACCACCGATCTGGTTGTggttttccccccttccctgtacctctttaactcccctaccttataTACCTCCAATCTATTCCTAAAGGTTCCAAATCTCAGTGGggctatttatttgggtgtgttttatcttttcctctctacatctaactcctttctttccaaaaggggtggaggggagaggggaaggcatcctataattgcattggttctgttagctctaatttgagtctctgggaactttaAACTAGACCCAAGACCCCTGGGGGGCTATGGGAATTGCTTTTCTCTGGCTGTAAAACCCCAGTCTGTGGTTTTTGTCCTTCTAATCACTTTAGGACCACAATTTCTCAAGGCTtagagcctggaaaagagcaaactgagagaggatcttctcagagctgctcaATATAGAAAGGGCAAGTGTCAGGGGGATGAAGGCAGACTCTTCTTCACAGTGGAAGGATTAATGAACACAATCTGGAACACAGCAGGTTCCATGTGAaggtaagagaaaaaaaaaaccctcacattCTTCACTTTGGGTGtgccagcactggagcaggctgcacggAGAGCCTGGGGAGTCTCCTTACCTGGAaccattcaaaacccacctggatgtgttcctgtgtgatttactccAGGTGcttctgctctagcagagggggttgggctagatgtgGTTCTTCAGTTCATCATCAGTGACCTGGGGcaccaaaaccaaaatgaaacaacaacaaaaagcctaaaccaaaccaacaacaaaaaactcaaacccaaaacaacaacaaaaccaaaaccataaCAAACTCCTAACCAAAtccaaagcaacaacaaaaccccccaaaaccacaacaaaaaaactaACCAaatccaaaacaacaacaaaaaaaacccaaaaccacaacgaaaaccaccaaaaccacaacaaaaaaccctaaccaaatccaaaacaacaacaaaaaaacccaaaaccacaacaaaaaccaccaaaaccacaacaaaaaacctaaccaaagccaaaacaacaacaaaaaaaccccaaaaccacaacaaaaaccaccaaaaccacaacaaaaaaacccccaaattaACAAGAAccccaaaaccacaacaaaaaaaaaacccaaatccaaaacaacaacaacaaaaaccaaaaccacaacaaaaaacaccaaaaccacaacaaaaaacctAACCAaatccaaaacaacaacaaaaaaacacaaaaccacaacaaaaaaaccccaaaaccacaacaaaaaaactaaccaaacccaaaaccacaacaaaaaaaacacaaaaccacaacaaaaaccaccaaaaccacaacaaaaaacctAACCAaatccaaaaccaaaaaaaaaaaaaaacaaaaacacaaaccctaaccaaaacaaaaacaacaccaaaaaaacccaaaaccacaacaaaaaccaccaaaaccacaacaaaaaacctaaccaaacccaaaaccacaacaaaaaaacacaaaactacaacaaaaaccaccaaaaccacaacaaaaaacctAACCAAatccaaaaccacaacaaaaaaaaaccaaaaccacaacaaaaaccaccaaaaccacaaaaaaaaccaaccccaaattaacaaaaaccccaaaaccacaacaaaaaacccaaaacccgtggtaaagggttggacttgatgatctgtgaggtctcttccaaccctgatgatgctgtgagactgtgattctGGTCCTCATGTCCCATTTGCCTGCCGGAAAATCCTCTTTTTATCCCACGAGAATCAATGGATGACTGCTAGAGAGGAGCCTGTTGCTGCCTTGCACtggctggtggctgcaggagctggtaaCCTGCGGGGAAGGGAAGAACCAGCAACTCCCCACCTGTCCCCAGCCGGAGTGCTCTTTCTTTCTGAGCAATACGGGACTGGCAAGCAATTACGGTAATGGCAAGGACACTGCCTGCTAcatcagcagagcagcaaacttactgctcgtggagctcagcactgcaaCTGGGGAGGGATCCCTTGGGGGCTGCTGGGCTCAAGCTCCTCGCATGCACTGGGATCCAGGGAATTAGCGCAGCTGGGAGTCAGCAAAATGCTAGTGGGGAAataaagggagggggaaaaaaggcttttCAGGCACAAGTCCCATCCCTGCATAAAGAGGAGCCTGCCGTGCTGTGCTGTGGATCTCCTTTCCagatgctcagaggagctgtgctgccttctAGAGATTGAAGAGGTGAGTgtgggctggggcaggcacAACAGCCTGGGGCATGCCCTTCCCTGAGCAATCTTTCTCCACAGGTGGAGCATTATCTGGTGGGGTTTGAGCGTGAGCATCTCTGTCAGTGCTTTCTGCCTCATTGACGTTGGGAAGTTTTGCTCCATGCACTCAATGATGCTTTTCTCACAGTCAGGCTCTATAACTccttcattttgtggtgcaTCATCACCCCTGTAACGTCCACAGTTACAGCCATTGGAGAAGCTTAATGCCAAAGGCACTTTTCATTGATAGGTTTCATCAGGTCTGTCCTCTGCGCCCTTGGAGTTGTTCTGTGAGTTCCTCCTGCTTTGCAGTGAAGAGAACACAAAGCTGCCATTTGGTTTCAATGCAGACAAGGCAAATCCTCACTGTTCATCACCCCTttatttccctctcctctttgggAACTGGGACTTCTGGGGGGGGGGTTTCAGATGTTTAAGTGCTTTTGCTGGCAGGAAAATTCAGGTTTGAGCTCTGTGTTAGTCATTGCTgctcggtgctgctgctgcagagtgtcATCGGAGAGACTCATCTGAAAGACTAAACATTCCAAGGCTTAGAGCCTTGGCTCATCTCAGATTTAACAGGAGTAgccttggtggtggtggttttccaTGTGCCTGGTCAGGATTTTGGATGGAAATGCTTCATCCACACCCAGGTGCTGCAAAAGGCTTTTCAGCTCCCACTTGTGGCTTCCCCATTGGTGCCCCCATGCCTCAGTTCCCAGGCTTATCCTCACTTTTCTCTCTGATGTACCTTTTCTCCATATTTAGTCAGCTAGGGCTGGAGCTTGGCTTCCAGATGCTCAGAAACATCGTGTCAGGAGGAAACTTGTTCCTTGCCACATCTGCTGGGCAGGGAttgatttttccccccccccctataGATTTCTGAAACGAGTAGTTGGGTTGGGCTTAAAAAGCTCTTCAGTGGCTGGAGGAGTCACTGCATAAAGAAACCTCAGAATCAAAGCTGGTTTCACAAATGTGCTGCACAGTTTGCAGCCCTCAATTGTGTCCTGCAGGCTTCCAGAACTGGGTTCTGAAGAGGAGCTGATAATTGGGATTGATTGCTCTCCCCGAAGGAGAAGGGACTGCTGCTGGGAATGCGATGAGAAAAAGCAGGCAGCAAAATTCCTGTTGCTCTCTTAGTGGTTGTTAAACAATACTGGGCTGAAAAAGGTTGGTTCCACTGCCTCGAGCCAGCCTGAGAAAGGCTCCCTAAAATAGCCTCCTGCTCTATTCTTATATGGGAACCCTAGCAGAGAGTGAACCTTGCTTCTGGAAACCATGGTGTTTATGTCTTTGTCTCCTTCAGGGGGTGTGATGAACTCTACAGAGCCCAACGCTGAGCATCGTTGACACAGCAAACCTCACCCTCCCTTTGCAAGCGAGCAAGAAGCTGACTTAAAGCATCTCTGATTCACAGGCTTGAAGCTGAAGTGACAATTGCTGCACAGCGTGGAGAAGCTCCAGTGGGCACTTCAGACCCTGAAGATGGGCAGTGAGAAGTATCTGAAGCCACGCTggtgagcaggcacagcagcagcagcagcctcccccttGCCGGGTTCCTACGGCAGTCGTGAGGCAGCATCGGGACTAAGGCAAGGTAGTGAAAAGCATCAGCGAAGTCCTCTTGGGAGAAACTGAAACCTGAGAGCCTGTGAGAATTTATGGCACGGAAATATTGAATCTTCCCTGAAAGACAGGCCACATTTTAGCATTTACTTCCAGTGTTTCTCAGCATTCTCCCTGgaaagcaggagaagcagcttcTGTTTTCTGTAGCCTCACTTCTGCACCGCCAGGGAAATGCAAAAGGGGTTTAGCTTGACTTGGGGATGGTGGCTACTAATTGTGCTATGACAGGAAAATGGAGAGGGGTTGATTTTGGTAATATGCTTCTGGATCCTTCTCCTTGTTCCTGATGCTTCCTGCCCATGACTCTCCTTGCCCCAGCCAAGCCAGGCAAACATAGCCCTGTGGCACCTTCCGACAACTGACCCCATCGCTTCCCCTGCCTGAGCTGGGagtgaagcacagcagccccccCATGAATGCTATCAGCCACCCACCATGGCTTTTCTCCCTGCAAACTCCTCTGACTGCTCCAACTGCAGCCACCCTGTGGGGCCCCTGAACATTTCCAAGGCCATCTCCCTAGGAGTTATCCTGGGGGGGCTAATCATTTTTGGGGTGTTGGGTAATATTCTGGTCATCCTCTCTGTGGCCTGCCACAGACACCTCCAGAGTGTTACCCACTATTATATCATTAACCTGGCTGTGGCTGACCTCCTCTTGACTTCCACTGTCCTGCCCTTCTCAGCTACTATGGAGATTTTAGGCTATTGGGCCTTTGGGAGGATCTTTTGCAACATCTGGGCAGCTGTGGATGTCCTTTGCTGCACTGCTTCCATTATGAGCCTCTGCATCATCTCGATAGACAGATACATCGGGGTCAGCTACCCCCTGAGGTACCCAAGCATAGTGacagagaagagagggctcctggccctgctgtgtGTCTGGGCTCTGTCTCTGGTGATCTCCATTGGGCCACTGTTTGGCTGGAaggagccagcaccagaagatgAGACCATCTGCCAAATCACCGAGGAGCCTGGCTACGTCTTGTTCTCTGCTCTGGGCTCCTTCTACCTCCCCCTGACTATTATCTTGGTGATGTATTGCCGAGTCTATGTGGTGgccaaaagggaaaacaaaggcttgacTTGTGGGCTGAAGACAGAGAGGTCTCACTCTGAAGAAGTCACCCTCCGCATCCATCGGAGAAACGCCGCCGGAGCAAGCGGAGCAGCAGCCAACCCCAGGAGCAAGCATCACTTTTCAGTGAGGCTGCTCAAGTTCTCCAGGGAAAAGAAAGCTGCCAAGACCCTGGGAATAGTCGTGGGATGCTTCATTCTCTGCTGGCTTCCTTTCTTTGTAGTAATGCCTCTGGGTGAGTAAAGCCAAACCCCTCTGTGTTTCCAGCCTCTTCCCCACTGTGAGGTCCGTGTCTGTGCCTGCCCCTGGTGATGCTGAGCTGAAAAGCTCTGGGGGAATCGGTTTCTGATGGAGAGCTGACAAAACCAAGCCCTTCACCATCCCAAAGTGGTGCATGTGAAAACAAAGATGAGCcttaaatgaaacaaaagctCCCTGTGTTCAAATGTGAGAGcctgggaaagaaaggaaaggatttAGTACTTTCTCCAGGCAGGAAATGCTCTTTCAGGGCCAGGACTTATTTTTGACCATCTCTGTTACAGGAATAATACCTTTAGGTGTGTCTGTGTTTGTATCTGAGCctgcaggggggaaaaaaaagatgtaacATGTCAAGGGGTAAATGCATTCAGAGTCAAAGTAGCTCAGCACCTAATAACTCCCACCAAGAGGAgggaacaaacccaacaaaccaaagaacccacacaaaaaaccccaaccccagctTGCTGTCAGGAAACCACTGAATGATTTTgcttgctgtgctagtttgagcctagctggaatgttttggtgagaggaattagatgctaggctgtgaaaaggaaacaaaggtgatggctgctgcactcagaggcttgctgagatgtaccagaacacaaacacagataacagagtttgctctcttggggctgcatgaacttctctctctaacctaacttgctgcctgactaattcttctgcttcctaccccccctggccaaaccctccaaactccctgagtgtaaggcaaagcctggggtgggaggaaggggggagggtggttgggagcccctcctggggcctcaggtttctgggagggctgctgtgtttctgtatggcTCTTTAACTTGTCTCTTTGTCTGCATTGCAAACACCTGCTCgtgtctgaatcacagaattaaccaggctgaagagacctccagggtcatcgagtccagcctatcacatAACTCTTGCAATTAACCataccatggcactgagtgcctcagccagcctcctcttaaacacctccagggatggtgacaccaccaccacctccccaggcagcccattccaatgccagtcactcttgctgtgaagaatttcttgctaagctccagcctaaacatgccctggcactgcttgaggctgtatcctcttgctctgtcagtagatgcctggcagaagagaccaaccccacttggctacaacctcccttcaggtagttgtagagagcaatgaagtctcccttgaggctcctcttctccaggctgaacacccccaggtccctcagctgctcctcccagggctgtgctccatgtCCCTTACCACCCTtggtgcccttttctggacacattcaagcatctcaacatctttcttaaattgagtggcacagaactggacacaggactcaagctgtagcctcatcagtgctgagtgcaggggcagaaagacttccctggtcctgctggtcacactgttcctgacacagcccaggatgccattgaccttcttagccatctgggcacactgctggctcgtgttcagctcctctctgccagcacccccagctccctctctgcctggctgctctcagccactcagtccccagcctgtagcactgcttggggttgttgtggccaaagtgcagaacttggCACTTGGACTCA contains:
- the ADRA1A gene encoding alpha-1A adrenergic receptor, which produces MAFLPANSSDCSNCSHPVGPLNISKAISLGVILGGLIIFGVLGNILVILSVACHRHLQSVTHYYIINLAVADLLLTSTVLPFSATMEILGYWAFGRIFCNIWAAVDVLCCTASIMSLCIISIDRYIGVSYPLRYPSIVTEKRGLLALLCVWALSLVISIGPLFGWKEPAPEDETICQITEEPGYVLFSALGSFYLPLTIILVMYCRVYVVAKRENKGLTCGLKTERSHSEEVTLRIHRRNAAGASGAAANPRSKHHFSVRLLKFSREKKAAKTLGIVVGCFILCWLPFFVVMPLGSLFPAIKPPATLFKITFWLGYLNSCINPIIYPCSSKEFKKAFQNVLGAPCLPRKQTATKPSPSFNLNHPAGQSPEGGGAVVRIPAGSGEAFYKLSKSDGLCEWKMLAAAQGAPAKRGVSADCSAAKAKSKGFLQECCCAAASGSLAHGKGQVPTAKMHSISLGERGEGV